In Archangium violaceum, the following are encoded in one genomic region:
- a CDS encoding hydroxymethylglutaryl-CoA lyase produces MDPNQHRRPRLSGLAGLPERVDVYEVGPRDGLQNELRTLPTRDKARLVEALIAAGEKRIEVTSFVSPKWIPQLADAEELLRLVGRREGVTFSALVPNLRGLSRAKEAGLEEAAVFISASEAHSKKNINKSIAEAVAEARQTTEAALKAGLRVRGYLSTVWGCPYEGEVPVSRVVEISRALVDGGIYQLSLGDTIGVGTPRQTETILSALLEHIPVEKLALHLHDTRGTALANALVGLQMGVTTFDASIGGLGGCPYAPGAAGNLATEDLVYMLHGMGVQTGINLDKLVEAGMVAQELIGRKLAGKFLQAALGEREKKASRRAQT; encoded by the coding sequence GTGGATCCGAACCAACATCGCCGCCCGCGCTTGAGCGGGCTCGCAGGACTGCCGGAACGGGTGGACGTGTACGAGGTAGGCCCTCGTGACGGCCTGCAGAACGAGCTGCGCACGCTGCCCACGCGAGACAAGGCGAGGCTGGTGGAGGCGCTGATCGCGGCGGGGGAGAAGCGCATCGAGGTGACGTCGTTCGTGTCACCCAAGTGGATCCCCCAGCTGGCGGACGCCGAGGAGCTGCTGCGCCTGGTGGGCCGGCGAGAGGGCGTGACGTTCTCCGCGCTGGTGCCCAACCTCCGGGGCCTGTCGCGCGCCAAGGAGGCGGGCCTGGAGGAGGCGGCGGTCTTCATCTCCGCGTCCGAGGCCCACTCGAAGAAGAACATCAACAAGAGCATCGCCGAGGCGGTGGCCGAGGCGAGGCAGACCACCGAGGCGGCGCTCAAGGCGGGCCTGCGGGTGCGCGGCTACCTGTCCACGGTGTGGGGCTGCCCCTACGAGGGCGAGGTGCCCGTGTCGCGCGTGGTGGAGATCAGCCGCGCGCTGGTGGACGGTGGCATCTACCAGCTCAGCCTGGGTGACACGATCGGGGTGGGGACGCCGAGGCAGACGGAGACGATCCTCTCCGCGCTGCTGGAGCACATCCCGGTGGAGAAGCTGGCGCTGCACCTGCACGACACGCGAGGCACGGCGCTGGCCAACGCGCTGGTGGGCCTGCAGATGGGCGTGACGACGTTCGACGCCAGCATCGGCGGACTCGGTGGCTGCCCGTACGCTCCGGGCGCGGCGGGAAACCTGGCCACGGAGGATCTCGTCTACATGCTCCACGGCATGGGCGTGCAGACGGGCATCAACCTCGACAAGCTCGTCGAGGCGGGCATGGTGGCGCAGGAGCTCATCGGCCGGAAGCTGGCGGGCAAGTTCCTCCAGGCGGCCCTGGGCGAGCGCGAGAAGAAGGCGAGCCGCCGGGCGCAGACCTGA
- a CDS encoding penicillin-insensitive murein endopeptidase has product MRSTSWIILLLCAGCAAHVVPSVSPSKATEREVEASSAAAPSQGAESTPVPPEAVTQAVVENNDAAVAASEPSSEGSEETEDGDDEVADATDTDEGEAQEAPTGAVPTGPLYTADLTDEQLTELWKKEPKALGSISVGFVESGRMVNSVRVPESPEWIVVSPELAWGTQETVDYLAKAIREVRAQYPKAPPLRVNQLSSREGGYLRPHKSHQNGRDVDLGFYYPTVDPIRVREREKYIDLELNWALIKSLATNSDVQMILVDKRVMKVLYDYALRKGENKEWLDSLFNAGAKSLIKHARRHRDHFHVRFFNPRAQELGRRVAPLLAMQPDQNIVMHRVRSGDTLGAIALRYNSGVERIKKANRMRGTFLRLGQVLAVPLRGPCTRCPIPPPVVVPPRRLPPGLEQQAPALATQQAPATPAPAPAPVEPQPAVVVAPATQTPAPTEQQPAVVTQQAPVTAETQQAPAAQPGPTGGSAPAGSDSPTEPPVPESAPSEHSGGGSPAGTDTSAAIMPGRTTALH; this is encoded by the coding sequence GTGCGTTCTACATCCTGGATCATCCTGTTGCTGTGCGCTGGCTGCGCGGCGCACGTGGTTCCCTCCGTCTCTCCGTCGAAGGCGACGGAACGGGAGGTGGAAGCGTCGTCGGCCGCGGCTCCTTCTCAGGGGGCGGAGAGCACCCCGGTGCCCCCCGAGGCCGTGACGCAGGCCGTCGTCGAGAACAACGACGCGGCCGTCGCGGCGTCCGAGCCCTCCTCCGAAGGGAGCGAGGAGACCGAGGACGGTGACGACGAGGTGGCGGACGCCACCGACACCGACGAGGGCGAGGCCCAGGAGGCGCCCACGGGCGCCGTGCCCACGGGTCCGCTCTACACCGCCGACCTCACGGACGAGCAGCTCACGGAGCTGTGGAAGAAGGAGCCGAAGGCGCTCGGGTCGATCTCCGTGGGGTTCGTCGAGAGCGGCCGCATGGTGAACTCGGTCCGCGTGCCCGAGAGCCCCGAGTGGATCGTGGTCTCGCCCGAGCTGGCCTGGGGCACCCAGGAGACGGTGGACTACCTCGCCAAGGCCATCCGCGAGGTCCGGGCGCAGTACCCGAAGGCGCCCCCGCTCCGGGTGAACCAGCTCAGCTCCCGCGAGGGCGGCTACCTGCGCCCGCACAAGAGCCACCAGAACGGCCGGGACGTGGACCTGGGCTTCTACTACCCCACCGTGGATCCCATCCGCGTGAGGGAGCGCGAGAAGTACATCGACCTCGAGCTGAACTGGGCGCTCATCAAGTCGCTCGCCACGAACTCGGACGTGCAGATGATCCTCGTGGACAAGCGCGTCATGAAGGTCCTGTACGACTACGCGCTGCGCAAGGGCGAGAACAAGGAGTGGCTGGACTCGCTCTTCAACGCCGGGGCGAAGTCCCTCATCAAGCACGCCCGGCGCCACCGCGACCACTTCCACGTGCGCTTCTTCAACCCGCGCGCCCAGGAGCTGGGCCGCCGCGTCGCCCCACTGCTCGCGATGCAGCCGGACCAGAACATCGTCATGCACCGGGTGCGCTCGGGTGACACGCTCGGCGCCATCGCCCTGCGCTACAACTCCGGCGTGGAGCGGATCAAGAAGGCCAACCGGATGCGCGGCACCTTCCTGCGTCTGGGCCAGGTGCTCGCGGTGCCCCTGCGCGGTCCCTGCACCCGCTGCCCCATTCCCCCGCCCGTCGTCGTTCCCCCGCGCCGGCTCCCGCCCGGGCTCGAGCAGCAGGCTCCGGCCCTGGCCACGCAGCAGGCCCCCGCCACTCCCGCTCCGGCGCCCGCTCCCGTCGAGCCGCAACCGGCCGTGGTGGTGGCGCCCGCGACGCAGACGCCTGCTCCCACGGAGCAGCAGCCGGCCGTGGTCACGCAGCAGGCCCCCGTCACCGCCGAGACCCAGCAGGCTCCGGCCGCTCAGCCGGGGCCCACGGGCGGGAGCGCTCCGGCGGGTTCGGACAGCCCGACCGAGCCCCCCGTGCCCGAGAGCGCTCCGTCGGAGCACTCGGGTGGGGGCTCGCCAGCGGGGACGGATACGTCCGCCGCGATCATGCCGGGAAGGACGACGGCGCTGCACTGA